The following coding sequences are from one Nicotiana tabacum cultivar K326 chromosome 1, ASM71507v2, whole genome shotgun sequence window:
- the LOC107808039 gene encoding cytochrome b-c1 complex subunit 7, producing MASTFSKWLVDPKKNPLAAIHKKSLSARLRNYGLRYDDLHDPMYDLDVKEALNRLPREIVDARIQRLKRAMDLSMKHQYLPEDLQAMQTPFRSYLQEMLALVKRERAEREALGALPLYQRTIP from the exons ATGGCATCGACGTTCTCGAAATGGctggtggatccaaagaagaaccCTCTCGCTGCAATCCACAAGAAATCCCTCTCCGCTCGCCTCCGTAATTACG GGCTTAGATATGATGACCTGCATGATCCAATGTACGATTTGGACGTGAAGGAGGCTCTTAATCGCCTTCCAAGGGAGATTGTTGATGCCAGAATCCAGCGCCTTAAGCGTGCAATGGACCTCTCAATGAAGCACCAATACCTCCCAGAAGATCTCCAG GCAATGCAAACGCCATTTAGGAGCTATCTTCAGGAAATGCTAGCTCTT GTTAAAAGGGAGAGAGCAGAACGTGAGGCTCTGGGAGCTTTGCCTCTCTATCAGCGTACAATTCCATGA